CCACTCACTTCCTAtgagtttcttttttattttgatttgtgttatttgtttataGTTGATAATTTCTAGTAAAGGGTAAGCGAAACGTATTGCTAAAGTAGTATGGATAATTTCTGTATGTATgtgtataaatatttttagtGAGACGAGAAGTAGGGCATATTGCTAAATTGAAAATTGTCAAGAAAGAATAGTATAACACCCAAATCTGATCAGTAGATCCTAACAAGGGTAATTGGTTGATATGAATAAACGTAGCTTCACATCCATGTTGgagaaaatgaaataataatttgaATGTGTCGGATTAGCATCATCCACCGGAGGAGCCCCACAGAGGTCATAGAATCTCCAGGGAGTTGCCGAAGTGATTATTACAAGAACATTTTCCCCAATGACAGAGATTCAATCTAGCAACAGGAACTTAGAATGGAAGAAAAATGATGTTAAGTTTCTCAAGTCGGAACCTCAAACCATCACGGTATCAGTCTGCGGTTAGGTTCAGACACTAAGTATCATTACGAAGAACTTAATCTTTCTTTATCAAATGTCAGTCACATTATGAGCAATGTCAAAGTATGCTTTGTTTTATTGGCGACTTAGCATGATAATTTGGCCAGCAAAAGTATGGTCAATAGATCATTACTGAATTTGCTGTATACATGATAATGTGTAAACATCCTGGATGTAGCATGCCAAGATCGAAATGAAGGATAGCTTGTTGATTCAAACCAAGAAAGGAGGTTAGAATCTcatgaagaagcagcaccaggaaCCGGGAGAGTAAAATTCCGGGATCTGTTTAAGGTGTGGGAGCATGAGCTAAGGTCGAACTGAGGAAGCTGTTTACAAAACTGGTAAGATGAAACCATCCAATTGGTGTATACTGCCTTTCTACAAGCCGCTGTGTCTGAAAAAAAGTCGAGCCCATCATAGCAGCTAGTTCAGCTTCGCTAAGTGGTTAAGTGAATCGCGATTGAGCTGAGAATATGTCATGATGCTAGTAGTTAGAGTGTAGGTGTATGTGCTTCGCAGGTTCTTAAGCTCCGTGGTGCGGCCTACATGTCATCGACATCGGACTTTATCACTTCTGGTTAATGGTAGTGAGCAGACTACCTTTGCTCGGGTCTCTAAAGCATTGGATTGTAGATTGTCCATTAGGTACTATCTTATCTCGTTCTATCTTGCCTTTGACAATCGATTTAAGCGTTTTTTGACTCGGGTGGTTGTAGAATCGTGAGCTATCTCGAATGAGACTAGTCTTATCGGGTCGGTTGTTAGTAAACCAGGCTGCCGGGTATTCTAGACAAAATATACACAAACCACATATCTattcaaaaaacaataaaaaagcaAAACTACTAAAACTTAGCAATACCAGATTTTAAAGGGCATATCGGAATTCAGGGTTTTGGAAATCAGTGAGATCTGCAAACTCAGCGTTCACGAAATCAGCGGGAAGTCGTTCATTCTTCTCATCCCTTATCTTGTTGGCTCTACTATTGAGATAGTATGTCAAGCCGATAATAACCAGACTTAAGCTGTAGCAGACTACGATGGCGATTTTAGCTGATGTATAGGTTGGGGCCTGGGTCGCAATAAAAGTTTGTGGTCCAATCAGGTTTCCCACACAATATCCAATCAACGTAGTAGCACTGAAAATGACCTTTTTAGTATGGCCAGCAGTGTTCGAGGAGATACAACTCAGATAGCAGATAAAACATATTGGAGATAAGCCAAAAAGGAAATATCCAACAAGTTGAGCCTTGTGGCTTTTTGGGAAAGCTAGCAAACAGCCTGTCACGATGTTTATAAGAGTTCCAAGCACTGCAATGAACATTCTGTGCTGAAATCTACTAACTAGTAGACCGACTAATATAAGTCCCACAAACTCTACAGCACCCTGAGGAGCACTCATTTTTAAAGCTCCCAAAGTGTCATATCCAAGACCAGTCAGAAGAATACCTAGAAAAATGTTAGTAAATTCCCTATTTTTATCaatctttcttttcttcagaTTTCGTTTTCGTTTAAAATACAAGCAAAACTTACTTTGGAAATTGGTCATTCCTCCATTAGGAATTTCGATAAGAATCATTACTACGAAGTTCAAGTATAAACGCATATCTGTGAATGCCTCCTTAACTTGATCCATCTTAAAATTTCTGTTACCAAAACCTTGCTTGTTAGTTCTGATTCTCTCGACTACCAAAAGCTTTTCCTCTTTAGTTAAAAACCATGCCTTTGTAGGGACATCTGGAATGaccaaaataaatacaattCCGAGAGCGATAGTAATAACTCCCACAATAACAAACAGCAATCTCCATCCAGGGATTGGGAGAGTTCCGGCTTCTTGTCTCTTAGCCAGACCGTACGCAGTCAATGAACCGATAATAGAACCCAGTCCATTACAACCACTCCAGAAAGACATGCGTGTGAACTGCTCTTCTGACTTGTACCATTGAGACGTAATCAAGACGAAAGCTGGAGTAACAGCACTCTCCAGCATACCGAGAAAGATACGGGTGGTAATGAAGCCGCCGTAGTTCTTGGGCAGTGCAGTCATACACAAAACAAACCCCCAGGCGATAATAAAAGCGCCTACGGTTTTGGCAATCGGAAATCTTTGTAAAGAATAAGAGGCCGGGAACTCGAAAACCAAATAGGCAAGGTAAAAAGCGGAACCAACCCAACTATATTGTGATCCACTAATATGGAGGTCAGTTCGTAGTCCCATAATGGACGCGAAACTGTTGGTAATCTTATCTAAATATTGCACAGCATATACAATACCCATGAGACCACATACATAAAGATCAATTTTTCTAAGGATCTTTCTGTTGGtagcttcatcaatttccATACCATAGGACTGGAATGCCAC
The Sugiyamaella lignohabitans strain CBS 10342 chromosome A, complete sequence genome window above contains:
- the DAL5 gene encoding allantoate permease (Allantoate permease; ureidosuccinate permease; also transports dipeptides, though with lower affinity than for allantoate and ureidosuccinate; expression is constitutive but sensitive to nitrogen catabolite repression; GO_component: GO:0016021 - integral component of membrane [Evidence IEA,IEA]; GO_component: GO:0016021 - integral component of membrane [Evidence ISM] [PMID 12192589]; GO_component: GO:0016020 - membrane [Evidence IEA,IEA]; GO_component: GO:0005886 - plasma membrane [Evidence IMP,ISS] [PMID 3275614]; GO_function: GO:0015124 - allantoate transmembrane transporter activity [Evidence IMP,ISS] [PMID 3275614]; GO_function: GO:0042936 - dipeptide transporter activity [Evidence IMP] [PMID 16429164]; GO_function: GO:0042936 - dipeptide transporter activity [Evidence IGI,IMP] [PMID 17693598]; GO_function: GO:0005215 - transporter activity [Evidence IEA]; GO_process: GO:0015719 - allantoate transport [Evidence IMP] [PMID 3275614]; GO_process: GO:0042938 - dipeptide transport [Evidence IMP] [PMID 16429164]; GO_process: GO:0042938 - dipeptide transport [Evidence IGI,IMP] [PMID 17693598]; GO_process: GO:0055085 - transmembrane transport [Evidence IEA]; GO_process: GO:0006810 - transport [Evidence IEA,IEA]; GO_process: GO:0042939 - tripeptide transport [Evidence IMP] [PMID 16429164]), producing MTIQENEITTGPKDLGIVEKNATVEVGEVKDLNIKNADLAMEVAFQSYGMEIDEATNRKILRKIDLYVCGLMGIVYAVQYLDKITNSFASIMGLRTDLHISGSQYSWVGSAFYLAYLVFEFPASYSLQRFPIAKTVGAFIIAWGFVLCMTALPKNYGGFITTRIFLGMLESAVTPAFVLITSQWYKSEEQFTRMSFWSGCNGLGSIIGSLTAYGLAKRQEAGTLPIPGWRLLFVIVGVITIALGIVFILVIPDVPTKAWFLTKEEKLLVVERIRTNKQGFGNRNFKMDQVKEAFTDMRLYLNFVVMILIEIPNGGMTNFQSKFCLYFKRKRNLKKRKIDKNREFTNIFLGILLTGLGYDTLGALKMSAPQGAVEFVGLILVGLLVSRFQHRMFIAVLGTLINIVTGCLLAFPKSHKAQLVGYFLFGLSPICFICYLSCISSNTAGHTKKVIFSATTLIGYCVGNLIGPQTFIATQAPTYTSAKIAIVVCYSLSLVIIGLTYYLNSRANKIRDEKNERLPADFVNAEFADLTDFQNPEFRYAL